A window of Oryctolagus cuniculus chromosome 2, mOryCun1.1, whole genome shotgun sequence genomic DNA:
CCTTGGAGGAGTCACCAGCAAGATTTCTGAAGACCACTGTGTTCTGACCACAACTTGCGCTAGGAGAGTACCTGGGATGAGATTGGTagccctttgtgtgtgtgtgcttgtgattTAGGAGTGGAAAGGACTGGGGTAGATGGCAGCTCAGGCTCCTGTGTTCATTCGCTGGCGAGTCAGGGATTACTAGGTACCAACACtttaaattgattgattgatttgaaaggcagcagtagagagatcttcagtctactgcttcactctacaaatggctgtaatagcctgGTCAGGGCCAGActggaaccaagagccaggaactccatccaggtctcccaaatgcatggcaggggcccaaacacttgagccattatctgccgccccccaggcacatgagcagagagccggattggaagtggagtagctgccTGCAGCCCGGTGGTGTGCTGCGACTACCAGCCTGGTGCTGGAACCTTCACCTTCACTTCATAGCTGGGATCTTCATCTCACCTGGGACAGGCGCACGGCCTCTTCATGTGAGTCAGCGGGTGAAGGAGTTTCCAAGTGTAAAATGGCTGTGGATGAGCGCAGCCTAATTTGGGAGTGGAAAGTTGTGACAGTGAGAAGATCAACTGCGCCAGGAGCAGACCTATTGCCCTAGATTTTCAAGGACAGACACAAAAAGAACATGACAGTGTGACTTGGGAatgcaaagtttaaaaaaaaaaactattaagcaATGGTTTTTCTTCTAATTAGCATCCTCTGATGAGATTCATGGGGGAAAGGTCATTCCGCtgagataaatgaagaaaaatgacttCGACCCAGAGAAGGACAGCCAAGAAGAAATGTGCTTGTCTTTGGGCAAGAGTTAACCTCAGGCCGGGGTTCAGAGTTCTGCAGGCATCGAGTCACTTGGGTGCCTGTTGACTGGGTGGGTCTGAGGGGTGCCTGGTGGGTCATTTGCATTTCTGCCAagttctttaagatttatatgtttgaaaagcagagttgagcTGTAATTGTCGCCGGCACCGCTCTGTTGCCCAGAAGCTCCGGGCCAAGCAGCATGACGTCCGCTTTGGAAAACTACATAAACCGAATTGTAGCTGTTATTACTGCCGATGGGAGAATGATCGTGGAAACACTGCAAGGCTTTGACCACACCATTAATTTGATTTTGGATGAAAGCCATGAACGAGTATTCAGCTCATCACAGGGAGTAGAACAAGTGGTACCAGGGTTATACATTGTAAGAGGTGACAATGTTGCAGTCATTGGAGAAACTGATGAAGAGACAGATTCAGCACTTGATTTGGGGACTATTTGAGAAGAACCTCTGAACTCTAGCACACTGAGGAAGAACTGTATACATTGGACATCTGTAAATCTCTGTATAGAAACTGATCATTCTGAGGATGGTGGGAGTGTGGAATTTCTATGAACATGTAATTGTGATTCATTgtaatatgtaaattaaaatgtttctacctttaattgaaaaaagaaaaaagaaaggcagagtatacagagaaaggagacagattttctatctgcttgttcattccccaaatggccacaacagccaaaactggaccaggcctaagccaggagcgtcttccaggtcttccacgcaggtgcaggggcccgagcacttgggccatctgctgccttcccaggtgcactagcagggagctgggtcagaagtggagcagccccagttcctggtattgcaggtggcagctttactggctacgacACAATGCCGTCAccctcccctccaccaccaccacctctgctTTAAGGAAGCCTGGGTGATAAAGGCCAGAGAAGAGATCTGGTgagtggggctggtggtgtgatgtgacatcggcatcccaaGTGATCGTGGGTTCAAAGTCTGGGcttctccacttgtgatccagctccccgctacagcccctggggaagcagcagaagatggcccaagtgcttggacccctgcacccatgtgggagacacgaatggaattcctgacttctggcttgggcctggcccagctgctgctgtggcaaccatttagggagtgaagcggcagatggaagagctctgtctctctaactgcctttcaaataaaataaatctctaaaaactaACTGAGTACAATAGCTGGTGAGTCCCCTAGCAGGCAGTGAGAACACATCACAGGGGCCCGGGCCTGGTGTGGGTGCAGCACACCGTGGAAGCGTATGAGACGCCTTCCTCCCGCCGACTGGGTCTACTTGGCTTATAGAAGCAAAGATAGCACCAGGGGCTCATGGGGTGAACGGCCTGTGAGGCCCTCTTAGCTGTTGCCCGTGTTCACTGCCTTGTATTACAGTAAGAAGATGGGGCCggtgcgtggctcacttggctaatctgcctgtggcgccggcactctggattctattcccagttggggcgctggttctgtcccggctgcccctcttccagtccagcgctctgctgtggcccgggaaggcagtggaggatggcccaaatccttgggccctgtacccgcatgggagaccaggaggaagcacctggctcctggcttcagattggcgcagcgccagctgcagcggccatttggggggtgaaccacctttgtctctctctcactgtctaactcagtgtgtcaaaaaaaaaaaaaaaaaaaaaggtaagaagaAGGTTTTATTCCCATGCTGCCCAGGCAGAGTCCATGGTCCATGGTGTGCCTAGGGACTCATCTTTAAGGTCATTGGTAAGGAGGCTGGGGATCTGGCTGGCGGGTGGGTGGCTGCGAGGCCCGAGATCTACATCCAGTACTGATACTTGGGATCAGTCCTAATGGGAGGTTGGTCTGAAGCTTGGGACGGGGAGCCAGGGACATGGCCCAGCAATGCAGCAGTGGCGGGAGGACAGCAGAGTCACCTCTGTAGGGGCCGTGGCACTCGGAGCCCAGGGGTCCTGTTGCAACACAGAGCCTTTGAGGCCGTTCGCTCTGCCACCCCTTGCCAATCCCTGCAGTTCCTGCATCGTTGGTTTAAGGCAGAACTAAAAGATGAACAAGctgctcttttttaaagaatggaaTGGAAGGGAAACGTAGGTGTCGTGTATTGAACTGGCATAATGATACGCTTTTAAGGTTCAGGGGTAGAAAAAGGATCCGTGGAAGGCTATTTCAGGCCAAACCACAAGTGACAGGGAACCTGGAGTTACCTCTGCAAGTGTGGCTTACGTTTCTGATAGATAATGAAAAGGTTAAAGTCATAGTCAAGTCTTTGTCGGCCACCTCGTGTATCTCCCAAGGCTGTGAGTGGCACCAAAGGGTGTACGggcaagaggggctggcaccagggcacagcagggtgaCCCCCGGCTTGGaacgccagttcctgtcctggacTGCTGTGAGTCGTGGGTTGTCCggttcccattcagcttcctgctgaggtgctaggaagGCTCCAGAGGGTGGCtgtggtgcttgggcccctgccgcccacatgggagacccggatgcaattcccggctcctggccccagcctggcccagcccaggctctcgtggccttttggggagtgaatctcaAGGACAAATGTGTCTACTTCCTGAGAGCTAAGAGCCCTTGACGAGGTAAGAGGTCACTGCACCCTCGTGTCTCCTGAAGTTCCTGTCTCGTTCCGTGCAGTGTCGCAGTAAGTGCTCAGCTTGAGTGCCCTGCTGCTGTGGGCCTGGAGGTACAGTTAGCGACAGGCCTTCCATCTGTCCTGTGGTCTGATGATCCTGTTAGCAGCAAGCTGTCTGTCAGGTGGCCATCAGACACTAGCCTGTGGTGttatggtgtagcgggtgaagccgctgcctgtgacgtgggcgcaggttcaagtgctggctgctctacttcgctccagctccctgctagtgcgctgTAAGCTTCAGGAGAACggctgatgcaggcatcctaCAGGCATGCCTCACACCCAAGGCTCTGCTCTGATGGCTGTTATGCATTAAGATTCCGCAGAGGCCGgcgctaagcctccacctgtggcacaagCATCCCTGTTGGGTGCCGGGttccgtcctggctgctccacttcccatccagctctgctgtggcctgggaaagcagtggaagatggcccaagtgcttgggcccctgtacccatgtgggagactcggaagaagctcctggcttcagatcagctcagctccggccataaAAAGATTCTGCAAAATGTTTCCTTTGGAAGTAGGTCGCTGCAGGTAAAAGCAAACCCAGAACGTGGGGGCTTGGAAGTATCCTGGAGCAGGTGGCAATCATGCTCCTGTGTGTGCTTCAAGTTCCCATCTTCATCTTCACCAGCTGCATGACCAGTGGCCGTCTGCTTTGGAATTATTTCTGGAAGAAGGCGCCATGTGGATAACTAGATGGTCGTGGTGGTCAGTACCAGGGcctgcctgtgatgccgacaGAGAGTGAGCCCGTAAACACTGTGTTAGGGGCTGGCTCCTCAGGGTGTCCAGCCCGTCAGAGGCAAAGCAGATCAGGATTAGGAGACACAGCGGCATGGAAGCAAGAGTGCTTTCTGTAGTCCAAGCTCTAAGGTTTTCCTAGGCAGACCTCACTGACCAACATCCGGGGGCCCTGATGGTTGCTGTGCCGACTGCCACTCTGGGGACGCCCCTCCCATCAGCTTGCCTGTGAGGGCTgcccagctggggctgtgggctctGCAACAGCTGTCCCCCACCCCTACCTCCCGCCAAGGTTGTCTCTGTCCTGAGCTGCCTGAGTGGTAAGTGACCCATTCCTCCTAAGCAGAACCAGACTGGCCCCCACTGCTTTCCTTTGTCCCCAGCTGCCTGATCTCTTGGCCACCAGGGGTAGAGGACagaatggaaggaagcccttcaGTCCGGCCCTGAGCCGGTGGCTTGGTTTCCCTAGGACGGACTCTTGAAATAAGTTTCCtccgctgcagccagtgccatGCCGAACACCAAGTGAGCTGCTCACAGTCTGTATGGCCCAGGACAAGGCAGTCAGGCCCCCCAAGCTCAGGACGGAGGCAGAGAACCCTGGGGAAGAACGGAACAGTGCTCACGCGGGTCCATGCACACCGCGacctgtccccagggctccatgGATGAAAAGGGGTCAGGGCGGGAATAATGGTCAGGTGGGAGCTCGCTTCGCAGCtgacagggaaggaggcagaatgAGAACACTCTCTCCCTGGTGCCCCACAACAGCAGGCTTGGGCAGAACAGTGCTACTGGTGCGCGATGGCCGGCTGGCTTTCCTCTGTGTGTTCTGTGGCCCCAGCAGATCACTCTGAAATGCTACATCTCTGCCTGATGGGACcggcctgtctgtctctccctcccttgctgcCACCCCGTATTTTAACCTTGCTGCTGCAGAGGTTAAGCGGCTGTCAAAGTGTCCGGACAGCATTCACACCCAGGCTGTTGGCCTCCGACGTCCATGCTCTGGCTTCTGAGCCACATGGGATCGGCAGGAATGCAACGCGGAAGCGAGTGGTGAGTGTGTGAGTTCCACAGTCACAGAGGACGAGGCCTGGGGCCTGGATCAGAAGGGGTAGCTCCTGGGCCCCCATTGCAATGGGGGCTGCCATGGTGGGAAATGGCCTCGTATTTGCAAGAAATGGGAAATACTGAATAAAGGCTGAAACTTACAAAATTGGTGTGAAAGCCTCTCTGAGCTGGGCTTGGATTAGGGCATTGCCAAATACCCATGGCTTACAAatatgggggtgggcatttggccactTAGTGGTCAGGACCCTGTTTGGGCAGGTTGGCATTCAGCTGTCCCTGGGTCACCTGCAGCCTATATATATTCAAGTCCtggggttcgagtcccaccttgGCTGCTGACttaccttcttgctaatgtgtacccaggaggcagcaggtgatggctcaagtagttgggtccctgccacctgagttcctggccccttgctctggcccagctcagccttggccactgcacacatttgtgaaccagcagagtggaactctctgcctctacctccccgataaatcagaataaatataataaaagtgCATGACATACACCAGGTATCACACAGTTTCTCCACTGTAATAAAACAAATTAGACAATTTAtccctgttttaaaaaaaatcctcaaggggccagcattgtggtgtagcagaagAGATGGCCggagaacttgggcccctgcacccacatgggagacctggaagaagcttctggctcctggcttccgcctcgcccagtcctggctgttgcagccatttggggagtgaaccagcggatggaagatctttctctccttctctccctatatctctgcctttcaagtaaatgaataaatctttaaaagaagaagaagaggagagagccaGCGTTctcgcacagcgggttaagccactgcttgcaatgcaggtacccctgctgctgctcctggaaaggcagtggagaatggctcacgtccttgggcccatgcCGCTCTTATAGgacaccaagatggagttctgggctcccagctttaacATGGCCAGGcccttgggagtaaaccagcagctggaagatctctctttgtctctaccttttgagtgaatgaaaataaagaaatgaaccttgaaaataaaCAGTAGGCGCCGGCACTGtggtagtgggtaaaactgctgcctgcagtgccggcatcccatatgggcgctggtttgagtcctggctgttccacttctgatccagctctctgctatggcctgggaaagcagtagaagatggtccaaggctttgggcccctgcacccacgtgggagacccggaggaagctcctggctcctggcttcagatcagcgcagctctggcctttgaggccaacttgggagtgaaccattggatggaagatttctttctctccctctctctctgcctcagcctctgtaactctgcctttcaaataaataaatcttaaaaaaataatgaaagaaaataaacagcttgggcaggtgctgtggcaaagtgggttaagcgcCTTGGCGCTGTCTTTccgtataggcactggttcaagtcccagctgctccacttctgatccagctctctgctaatgtgcctgaagaagcaatggaagatggcccaagtgcttgagcccctgccacccacatgggagacccggatgaagctcctggctcttggctttggtctggcccagctccagccattgcagctactggggagtgaaccagcggatggaagatctctctctctctctctctctcaaaggaGGAGCTGTAGACACACTGGGACAACGCCTTGTAATGGAGGCACAGACTAGGACGATGCCTCTCGAAGCCAAGGAATGCCAGATTTGTCCATaaccaccagaagccaggaagaggtagagacaaaTTCTTCCCAAGAGCATTCATGTTGGACTTGAAAAAATAACGGGACCTTGGAAAGAGCAAGACCTCCAGAGAATGGGGACAGAGACCTGGAAGCCACAGCAGGGCTTAAAAGTGGCCACTGAAGGGTGGCTTCTGCCGGCTGGAAGTACAGAGCAAGGTGTTCTGGGCAAGGGAATTTCAGGAGAAAAGGCACAGAGGACGCACTGGAGAGCTCCATGAGCAGTGCCCCGCTTCCCAGGCTGCGTCACAGAtgaccacagactgggtggcttcaaGTGACCGGGCTTTATTCTCTGCAGTCCACTGTACCAatgtaaatttttcaaaaagtactttctttcattttgcattattttatagagagagagggagagagagggagagagagagcgagcctccatctgctgattcactccacaaatgtctgcggcagccaggactgggctggccgaagccaggagcccagagctgacccaggtctgggcaggggcccaaggacttgacctgacccatcgctgctgcctctcagtgtgtgctttagcagggagctggatcagagcagaggtgctgggacttgaacccaggtactctaggATGGGCTGCGGGCATCCCGAGAGACAGCTTGACCACcgcaccaagtgcctgccccattgCTTTAGTTTTGACAAACGTACCATGATTATGTAAGATGTTAATATTAGAGAAGCCGGGTGAAGGGTATACAGGAATTCTCTATACTATCTGCAACTTTCCTGTGCACTTGAAGTTTCTTTTTTGcccaaaattaaaatttactttaaaaaatgaaaatggggcccagcgctgtggtgcagtgggtaaagctgctgcctgcgatgctgacatcccctATAGGCACGagttgagatctggctgctccctttccaatccagctcccagctaatggcctgggaaaagcagtgaaaaatggcccaagtgcttgggcccctgcactcacatgggagacccggatgaagttctttgctccccggctgttgcagccatttgggggagtgaaccagaggatggaaaacccttctctttctccctttctctctgtaagtctgactttcaaaataaataaataaacccgaGTTTCCATGTGTTCTCTGATCCACTGTTGGTTCAGCTCCTCTGAGATCTCCGGGGCGGGGATTTACGGAGAACAAGAACTGCGGCAGCTCCGTGTGTGTCGGCACACGTGCAGAATATGGTGTTtacagcgcagcacaccagccaccaAAGTGACTCTGGGATAGACACAGACGCCTGATGACAAATACAAAAAATCATGTCTGGGGGGTGGGCCTTGTGGCCCAATGGGTTAGGCTGCtccttgggactcccacattccatatcggagggcttggttcaggtcctggctactctcttCCTGAtccgcttcctgctgatgctcctggtaAGCAGTGCACGGTGGTCCGAGTACCTGGATTCCTGCCGGCTGTgcaggagaaacagaaggagTTTCCtttcctctggctttggcctgcctgccctggctgatgtgggcgtttgggaagtaatccagtggatggaagatctctgtctctggtctctctctgaccatgtcctcctctctctgggttatgctatctttcaaataaacaatctttcaaaatttcatgcacacgtgtgtgtgtgtgtgtgtgagagagagagagagagagagagagactggcgcCGCGgtttaataggctaatcctctgcctgtggtgccggcaccccgggttctagtcccggtggggcgctggattctgtcccagttgcccctcttccaggccagctctctgctgtggccggggagtgcagtggaggatggcccaagtgcttgggccctgcaccccatgggagaccaggagaagcacctggctcctgccttcggatcagcgcagcaccagctgcggcggccattgaggggtgaaccaacggaaggaaggcctttctctctgtctctctcactgtccactctgcctgtcaaaaaaaaaaaaaaaaaaaaaaaaagaggttgaaTCGATTATCAAAATTTGAGAATGTGTCTTCCTGAAATAACAATATTCATCTCTCAAGGGCTGGTTTCCTTCTCCTGTTGAACTTGGGGGGGATATTATTCCCATTGCCAATAGACTTGGTTGTTTCTTCAGACAAATTTTCCTGGGGCTGCCTTGCATCCCATGTTGAGTGCTGGCGTGAGTCCTGGATCCTccggcttccgatccagcttcctgctgatttgcctgagaggcagcagtatgGCTAAAGCGCCACAAGCAGTCACCAACTTGCCGCCATTCTTTATCGCTGACAGTCGTGGATTACAGTTGAGAGAGACGAAAGCGGGGTGCTGAAGGGACGATTATAAAGTGCATCCCAGGGGAGGAGTGGACCAGGCGCGAGAAAAGCCAGCACCCTTGGAGTTTTTAATCCCCACACATAACGGGTGTTGGCCGGCAACGTGGCTGTGGCGTTTGGGATTGCCGTCTGGGAGTCGCACGCCTGGGGTTTTCTGCGCACGTGACTACCAACGAGACGTTCTGGTTGTGCTCGGCTCCCGTTTTCTCAGGATGGTTTCACCACAAGTTAAACTGCGGAGTGAGTGGTCTCAGGTTGGGTCCCCACCAAGGGCAGGGTTTCACCCCGAGAAGGGTCTTGTGGCCCCTGCCCGTTCTCGTCTAATTATCCGCctggacacaagtacttgggttcctgcagctATGCGGGAAAGCTGgagggggttcctggctcctgccttgggcctggctttggcctgttccaacTGCAgctcttgcaagcatttggggcgtgaaccagcagatagaagatctgtctcttctcttcctctctctgtcactctgtgccacagcgctgacccttctttctttgcctttcaaataacgaAAATAAATAGCAAGACCTTTTCAAAAGTGACACTTTGGAACCTGCAGGATTGGGTCCACAGCTTTGTTGCTTCCTGTCCTACCTCCTTAAGTGGCACTTTTGAGTTAGGGCAAAGTGTGGGCTGGCTCATTCTACACCAACAAAACACGTGCAAACGCAGGGATAATTAGCATGTTAGGAAGAGAGTGAGATGGCTCTCTACAAACGTGAGGACTGGTGGGGTTAGTTAAGACAAAAGAGCCAGGATGAtgacagaagaaaacaaactacAAACACACAGCGAGAGCCAGTTCTGTCTCTGGTCACTTAGCCGAGGGTTTATGGCGATACTGGCGTGGGTTTGGCAGCTGGTTGCAGAAGCATATGTGGCCTTTTGTGTTTAgtatttgcaaatattctctttAAGTCCTCAAAGAATCACTGCAGGTGCTTAGCAAACCCAGGATCCAGTCAGGCTGTCTACCAGCTAGCAGC
This region includes:
- the LOC127487527 gene encoding U6 snRNA-associated Sm-like protein LSm8 yields the protein MTSALENYINRIVAVITADGRMIVETLQGFDHTINLILDESHERVFSSSQGVEQVVPGLYIVRGDNVAVIGETDEETDSALDLGTI